Proteins encoded together in one Desulfovibrio sp. UCD-KL4C window:
- the thiC gene encoding phosphomethylpyrimidine synthase ThiC — protein MTYTTQMDAARKGIVTPQMEIVARKENMRIEDLMERMAKGTVIIPANKKHTNLDPEAVGEGISTKINVNLGISKDCSDIEPELVKVQMALDMKAEAIMDLSCYGKTQEFRKRLVAMSPAMIGTVPIYDAVGFYDKNLQDITVDEFFDVVQKHVEDGVDFLTIHCGLNKHTAEKVKQNGRLTNIVSRGGSLLFTWMEINKAENPFYEHFDRLLDICEEYDVTLSLGDGCRPGCLNDATDACQVEELITLGELTKRAWERNVQVMIEGPGHMAMNEIAGNMMMEKRLCHGAPFYVLGPLVTDVAPGYDHITAAIGGAIAAMNGADFLCYVTPAEHLRLPTLEDMKEGIVATRIAAHAADVAKGHPGARDWDDNMSKARAALDWNSMFDLAMDPVRPKEYRESSKPEHEDSCSMCGKMCAVRNMNRVLSGKDIQLDD, from the coding sequence TGGACGCAGCCCGCAAAGGCATAGTAACCCCTCAGATGGAAATCGTTGCTCGCAAAGAAAACATGCGCATTGAAGATCTTATGGAGCGCATGGCTAAAGGGACTGTAATTATTCCCGCAAACAAAAAGCACACAAATCTGGACCCGGAAGCCGTGGGTGAAGGAATAAGCACAAAGATCAACGTAAACCTTGGTATTTCCAAAGACTGCAGCGACATTGAGCCTGAACTTGTTAAAGTTCAAATGGCACTCGATATGAAAGCAGAAGCTATCATGGACCTCAGCTGTTACGGAAAAACTCAGGAATTTCGTAAACGCTTAGTCGCAATGTCACCTGCTATGATCGGAACGGTTCCAATCTATGACGCAGTAGGCTTCTACGATAAGAACCTTCAAGATATTACTGTAGACGAATTTTTTGACGTTGTTCAAAAACACGTTGAAGACGGTGTTGACTTCCTGACCATCCATTGCGGACTCAACAAGCACACCGCTGAAAAAGTTAAACAGAACGGAAGACTCACCAACATAGTTTCCCGTGGTGGTTCACTGCTCTTCACATGGATGGAAATCAACAAAGCGGAAAATCCGTTCTACGAACATTTCGACCGTCTTTTAGATATCTGCGAAGAGTACGACGTTACTTTAAGCCTTGGTGACGGCTGCCGTCCCGGTTGTCTAAATGACGCTACTGATGCCTGTCAGGTTGAAGAACTCATCACTCTTGGTGAACTTACCAAACGCGCATGGGAACGCAACGTACAGGTCATGATTGAAGGCCCGGGCCACATGGCTATGAACGAAATTGCCGGAAACATGATGATGGAAAAACGTCTTTGCCACGGAGCACCGTTCTATGTTTTAGGACCACTGGTAACAGACGTAGCCCCCGGTTACGACCACATAACAGCCGCCATCGGTGGTGCTATCGCAGCAATGAACGGAGCAGATTTCCTCTGCTACGTAACCCCAGCCGAACATCTGCGCCTGCCTACTCTTGAAGATATGAAGGAAGGTATCGTCGCAACCAGAATCGCAGCCCACGCCGCCGATGTTGCCAAAGGACACCCCGGTGCAAGAGACTGGGACGACAACATGAGTAAGGCCCGCGCCGCACTCGATTGGAATAGTATGTTCGATCTCGCTATGGACCCTGTCCGCCCTAAAGAATACCGTGAATCATCCAAACCTGAGCACGAAGATTCCTGCTCCATGTGCGGTAAAATGTGTGCGGTTAGAAATATGAATCGCGTTCTTTCCGGTAAGGATATTCAGCTTGATGATTAG